AGGCCACGTAGACCCGTTCGAGCGTCGACTGGACCAGGTCCTCGGCGGCGTGCCGCTCCCCCGTGAGCAGGAACGCCGTACGCATCAGCCGCGGCCAGCGGCCCGTCATGAAGCTCTGGAACTCCTCGTCCCGAGCCGGCTTACGATCCCCCATGGGCACCTCCTAGACATCAGGAGGAGTCCACGGACCGCCCGGACCGTTGCCTCGTCCCGCTGAACGCGCCGGAGTCCTGCGCGGCAGCCACACCAGCATCAGCAGCGCCCCGCCCAGCAGCAGGGCCGCGCTGGTGCGGAAGGCGAGCGCGTAGCCGTCGGTCAGGGCACCGGGCCCGTGTCCGCTGCCGGTGCCGGCCGCCGCGACGGTCGACATGACGGCGAGGCCCAGCGAACCGCCCATGGTGCGGGAGGTGTTGATCAGCCCCGACACCAGTCCGGCCTCGCCCGGGGCCGCGCCCGACGTGGCCAGCGCGGCCAGCGGGGTCCCGGCCAGGCCCGCGCCCAGCATCATCAGCATGCCGGGGATCATGATCCCGGTGACGTACGCCCCGTGCGCGGTCATCGTCGACTGCCAGGCGAAGCCCGCCGCGGCGACCAGGGTCCCCAGGGCCGCCACCGTGCGGGCCCCGGCCGAGCGCATCAGGCGGGGGGCCACCTTGGAGCCGACGACCACCGACAGCGAGCTGGGCACCAGGGCGAGACCGGCCTCCAGCGGCGAGTAGCCGAGCACGTTCTGGGCGTACAGCGTCATGAAGTACCACATGCAGAACATGGCGGAGCCGGAGACGAACATGGCCGCGTTCGCCGAGGCCACCGAGCGCAGCCTGAGCAGTCCGAGCGGCATCAGCGGCGCCGCGGTGCGGGCCTCGACCAGCAGGAAGCAGCCGATGAGGGCCAGTCCGGCGGCCAGCGGCAGCAGCGTGGCCGCGGCCGTCCAGCCCCGCGCCTCGGTCTGCACGATGCCGTAGGCGAGGATCGCGAGTCCCGCCGTCACCAGCAGGGCGCCCGGCAGGTCGAGGCGCCGCCGGTCCCCGGCGCGGCTCTCGGCCAGCCACAGCGCGGAGCCGGCCAGCACCACGGCGCCCACCGGCACGTTGATCAGCAGCACCCACCGCCAGGAGAGCACGTCCACCAGCACCCCGCCGACGAGCCCGCCCGCCGCCCCGCCGCCCGCGCCGACCGCGGTCCAGGTCGCTATCGCGCGGGCCCGGGCGGCTCCTTCGGGGACGGCGGCCGTCAGCAGGGTCAGCGTCGAGGGGGCGAGCACGGCCGCGCCCAGCCCCTGCACGGCCCGCGCGAGCAGCAGCTGCCAGCCGTCCCCGGCGAGTCCGCCGCCCAGCGAGGCGAGGGTGAACAGGCCGAGCCCGACGAGGAACATCCGCTTGCGGCCGTAGAGGTCGCCGGCCCGGCCGCCGAGCAGCATGAAGCCGGCGAAGGCGATGGCGTAGGCGTTCACCACCCACTGCAGGCCGGGACCGCTCAGTCCGAGGTCGCTCCGCATCGACGGCAGGGCGACGTTGACCACGGACACGTCGAGCACGACCAGGAACTGCCCGGCGCAGGCCAGCGCCACCACCAGCCAGGTCGGGGGCGTCGCCGGGCGGCGGGAGGTGCGGCGGGAGACATCGGCGGCTTCGAGCATGGGTGTCATGCTCTCAACCGGGCCGCGCCCCTTGCATCGGCTTTTCGGACCAGCGGGCCCTGGTCCGCACGGCCTACGCCGCCCGCAGCAGGGTGACGACCGCCGCCCCGCCCAGCCCGATGTTGTGCGCGAGCCCCACCCGGGCGCCGGGCACCTGCCGCTCCCCCGCCTCGCCGCGCAGCTGCCAGACCAGTTCGGCGGCCTGGGCGAGGCCGGTGGCGCCCAGCGGATGACCCTTGGAGATCAGCCCGCCCGACGGGTTCACCACCCAGCGGCCCCCGTACGTGGTCGCCCCGGACTCCACCAGCGCCCCGGACTCGCCGGCCGGGCACATGCCGAGCGCCTCGTAGGTGAGCAGTTCGTTGACGGAGAAGCAGTCGTGCAGCTCCACGACGTCCACGTCGTCGATGCCGAGCCCGGCCCGCTCGTACGCCTGCCGGGCCGCCTCGCGGGACATCGGTTGCCCGACGACGTCGATGCAGGATCCGGACGCGAAGGACTCGGCGGTGTCCGTGACCATGGCCTGCGCGACGATCTCGGTCAGGCCGCCCAGGCCCCGCCGCTCGGCGAACCGCTCCGAGACCACCACGGCCGCCGCGGCGCCGTCCGAGGTCGGTGAGCACTGGAGCCTGGTCAGCGGCCGGTGCACGGTGGGCGCGGCGAGGACCGCGTCGACGTCGTGGGCGTCCCGGAACTGGGCGTAGGGGTTGTGCACGGAGTGGCGGTGGTTCTTGGCGGCGACCGCGGCGAGCTGCGCCTCGGTGGTGCCGTGGCGCTCCATGTGCTCGCGGGCCGCGCCGCCGAAGATCTGGGCGGTCGGCGGGGTGGCCGCGAAGCCGTGCCGGGCGGCCATGATCCCGTAGTGGCGGGCCACCGGTGAGGCGGCGAGGTCCCCTCCGTCGGCGCCCGCGCCGAGCGCGCCCTTGCGCATCTTCTCGAAGCCCAGCGCCAGGACGCAGTCGCAGCCGCCGCCCTCGACGAGCTGGCGGGCCAGCATGAGCGCGGTGGCGCCGGTCGCGCAGTTGTTGTTGACGTTGTAGACCGGAACGCCGGTCAGGCCGAGTTCGTAGGCGGCGCGCTGGCCGGCGGTCGAGGGCTGGAAGCAGTAGCCGACGGGAACCTGTTCCACTTCGTTGTAGGAGATCCCGGCGTCGGCGAGCGCGGCCCCGCCCGCCTCCCGCACCATGTCCCAGTACTGCCATTCCCTGGTCCCGGGCTTTTCGAAGCGGGTCATCCCGACCCCGGCGACATAGGCCTTCATGGCGGGCCAGACTAGAACGCGTTCCATCAACGGACCAGACCCTGACGCGAGGTCAGAAACCCATGAGTGGGTCAAGGATTCATTAGAGGCCCGAAGCAACGGAATAGTTGCCTGTGCATACGAGGTTTACCCACCACTTATGTCCACGGGAGGCCTCACTCAATGACGCACACGACGACCGACCAGCCCGACCGGAGGGCCGGCGGAGCCGTGGTCCCGGTGCTCGCCTTCGCGGGCATCGTGGTCGCGGTGATGCAGACCCTGCTCGTGCCGGTCATCAAGGACCTGCCGCAGCTCCTGGACACCGCGCCCAGCAACGCCACCTGGGTCCTCACCTCGACCCTGCTGTCGGGCGCCGTCGCCACCCCCATCATGGGCCGCCTCGGCGACCTCTACGGGAAGCGGCGGCTGCTGGTCCTGAGCCTCGCCGTGATGGTGGTCGGCGCCCTGGTCAGCGCCCTCACCAGCGACCTCCTCACGATGATCGCGGGCCGCACCCTGCAGGGCTTCGCGATGGGCGCCATCCCGCTGGGCATCGGCCTGATGCGCGACATGCTGCCGCGCGAGCGGCTCGGCTCCGCCATGGCCCTGATGAGCTCCTCGATCGGCGTCGGCGGCGGCCTCGCGCTGCCCGCCGCGGCCCTCGTCGCCGAGCACAGCGACTGGCACGCGCTCTTCTACGGCGCCGCCGGTCTCGGCGTCGTCGCCATCGCCCTGACCTACCTGGTGGTGCCCGAGTCGCCGATGCGCGCCCGCGGCACCTTCGACCTGCCCGGCGCGCTCGGCCTGTCCGCCGGACTGGTCCTGCTCCTGCTGCCGATCACCAAGGGCAGCGACTGGGGCTGGTCCTCCGGCACCACGCTCGGCCTGTTCGCCGCCTCCGTCGCCGTGTTCCTCCTGTGGGGCGCCTACGAACTGCGCGTCAAGGCCCCGCTGGTCGACCTGCGCACCACCGCCCGCCCGGCCGTGCTGTTCACCAACCTCGCCTCGATCATGGTCGGCGTCAGCTTCTACGTCGTCTCGCTGGTCCTCCCCCAGCTCCTCCAGCTCCCGGAGGCCACCGGCTACGGCCTCGGCCGGTCCATGGTCGTCGCCGGCCTGTGCGTCGCGCCGCTGGGCCTGACCATGATGTTCACGGCACCGGTCTACGCCCGCCTGTCGGCCCGCTACGGCCCCAAGGTCACCCTGATCATCGGCCTGCTGGTCATCGGCCTCGGCTACGGGGGCGGCCTCGGCCTGATGGACGCGGCCTGGCAGACCATCGTCACCTCCGTCGTGCTCGGCGCCGGCATCGGCCTCGCCTACTCCTCGCTGCCCGCCCTGATCATCGGCGCCGTCCCGGCCTCCGAGACCGGCGCGGCCAACGGCCTCAACACCCTGATGCGGTCGATCGGCACCTCGGTCTCCAGCGCCGTCATCGGCATGGTGCTGGCCAACACCGCGCACCACACCGGCGCGGTCGCCGTGCCGACCATGCACGGGTTCCGCGTCTCCTTCCTGATCGCCACCGCGGCCGTCGCGGTCGGCCTGCTGTTCGCCCTCCTGCTGCCCAGGACGCCCCGCCCCGCCGCGCACACCCAGCTGCGCGCCAGCAGCGAGGAGGACGCGGCGCTGGAGCGCGCCGAGCAGGCGCTGCGCGGCTTCAGGGGCCGGGTGCTGGACGCCGGCGGCAGCCCGGTCGCCCGCGCCAAGGTCACCCTGATCGACCGCCGGGGACGGCAGGCGGGGGCGACGCTCTCCGGCGCGGACGGCGGCTACGTCCTCACCGTGCCGGCCGGCGGCGCGTACGTGCTCGCCGCGAAGGCCGCCGGGCACGGGCCGCTCGCCTCCGCCGCCAGCCACCACGGCGAGGAGCGGGCCGTCGAGCTCGACCTCTCCCTGCCGGGCGAGACGGTGACCGCGTAACGCGCTCCGCCTCCCGGCACCCACCTCGCACGCACCCCCTGTCGCCCCGGCGGCAGGGGGTGCGGCAGCATAGGCGCCCGGAAAGCCGTACGACCGAAAGGCGCCCCATGCCCGCCGCACCCAAGCCCGAGATCCTGGCCGCGTTCGAGGCGGCGAAGGGCTTCATGCCCGTGGACGAGGGCCTGGCGCTGTACGCGGCCGCCGTCGAGGCCGGCCGGCTCGGCCTCCCCCTCCTGGAGGTCGGCACCTACTGCGGACGCTCCACGGTCCTGCTCGCCGACGCGGCCCGCGGCGCCGGGGTCACCGCGCTCACCGTCGACCACCACCGGGGCAGCGAGGAGCAGCAGCCGGGCTGGGACTACCACGACCCCGGCACGGTCGACCCGGAGCTCGGCCTGATGGACACGCTGCCCACCTTCCGCCGGACCCTGCACCGGGCGGGCCTGGAGGACCACGTGGTGGCCCTCGTCGGCCGCTCCCCGCAGATCGCCGCCCTCTGGAACGCGCCGCTCGGCCTCGTCTTCGTCGACGGCGGCCACACCGACGAGCACGCGAACGCCGACTACGAGGGCTGGGCCCCGCACGTCGCCGAGGGCGGACTGCTCGTCATCCACGACGTGTTCCCGCACCCCGAGGACGAGTTCACCGGCCAGGCGCCGTACCGGGTCTACCTCCGCGCCCTGGAGTCGGGCGCGTTCACGGAGACCTCGGTGACCGGATCGTTGCGGGTGCTGCGGCGGACCGGGACCGGCTTCTGACCTGGGCTCGCCGGGATCGCCGGCGGGGCGGTCCCGGCGACGGGGGCGGGGCTGCGGGCCTTCTGACCGGACTGCTTCTGATCGCCTTCGGGGCGCCGCTGGTCGGCCTCCTCGGCAACGCGCTCGCGGGCACCGGCCGCAGGTCGCCGGGCCGGGCCGCGTCCGCGCCCTGCCCGCGCCGCGAGCCGGGCGGCCGCCGTCTCCGGCCGCGCCACCCGTTGGGACCTCTCGGTCATGTGAAGGCCCTGGACGGCCGCTAGGGTGGCAGGCGTGTCGTACGTAGGCCCGGACTTCGATCCCCCGCAGCCGCGCCGGCCCAGGCGCGGACCACTGACCGTCGCGCTCGCCGCGCTGGTGCCCGGCGCGCTGCTCGGCTGGCTGGTGTACGAGGCGGTGGGCGGCTCGGGCGGCTCCTCGGGCGCCGTGAGCACCGCCTCGGCGTCCACCTCCGCCGGCTCCCCCGCCGGCTCGTCGGCACCGCCGGCCACGGCGTCCGGCCGGGGTACGCCCACCGCCGACGCCAAGCGGCCGGCCCCCGGGCGCAGCACCACCGCACCGGCCGCGTCCGGCGCCCTGCGCGGCAAGGTGGTCGTCATCGACCCCGGCCACAACCCCGGAAACGTCCGGCACACGGCCGAGATCAACCGCCAGGTGGACATCGGCACCAACAAGAAGGAGTGCGACACCACCGGCACGTCCACCAACGCGGGCTACTCCGAGGCCCGGTTCACCCTGGACGTCGCCCACCGCCTGCGCGCGATCCTGGAACGGCAGGGCGCCACCGTGAAGTTGACGCACGACGGCGACTCGCCGCCCTGGGGCCCCTGCGTCGACGAGCGCGCCCGGATCGGCAACACGGCGCACGCGGACGCCGCCATCTCCATCCACGCCGACGGCTCGGCCGCGGGCAACCGCGGTTTCCACGTCATCCTCCCGGCGGCCGTGCACGCGGGCGCCGCCGACACCCGGCCCATCACCGCCGCCTCGCGCGACCTGGGCGAGCGGGTGGCGGGAAACTTCGTCCGCGTCACGGGCGAACCCCCCTCCAACTACGTGGGCGACGGTACCGGTCTCGTCACACGACAGGACCTGGGCGGTCTCAATCTGTCAACAGTTCCCAAGGTGTTCATCGAGTGCGGCAACATGCGCGATAGCAAGGACGCGGCACTCCTCACCAGTGGCACCTGGCGGCAGAAGGCGGCGCAGGGGATCTCCGAGGGAATCGTGAGCTTCCTGCGCGAGTCGTGACGACGGGCGCAACCGGGCGGACAGGCCGATCTTGCGGACGATAGTGTCTACCGACGTCGAGACGACCTACGAAGGACCTGAAGTGAATATCCGCTCCCTCACTAGAGGCGACGGCGTGGTGATCGGAGCAGCGGTGTTGCTGTTCATCGCGTCGTTCCTCGACAACTACTCGTACGACGGGGCGCCGGACGGCCTCGACCTGCCGAACCTGTGGGCGAGCGGACCCGTCCTGCTCAGCGTCGTCCTGGCGGGGATCATCGGCGCGGCGCTGATCGTCGTCGCCCGTGCCCTGCCGGAGCCGCGCAAGGTCGCGGGTCTCGACCTCGGGCAGTTCGGTGTCGCCTTCGCGGTGTTCGCCGCGTGGAGCGCGCTGGGCAACATCATCGACCCGGCGGGTGGCGCGAACAACTTCTCCGGCGCCACCAGCAACGGCCCGAGCGCGGGCACGGGCCTGATCATCGCCCTCATCGCCACCCTCGTCATGGCCGGTGCCGCCATCGCGACGCCCCTCGTGCCGGCCCTGCAGGCCGGTCTGGTCCCGGCTCCCAAGCCGGCCGCCCCGCAGCCCTACGGCGCCCAGCCGCCCGGTGGTTACGGTTACCCGGGCGCGCAGCCGCAGCCGGGTCAGCCGTACGGCGCGCAGCCGCAGCCGGGCCAGCCGTTCGGGCAGCAGCCGGCGCCCCAGCAGGCCGCCGCCCCGGCGCCGCAGCAGGGCGGCGGGGACTTCTCGCCGTTCTGGTTCGCCGTGCCGGTCGCCCGGCCGCTGTTCGCCGAGGACGGCGCGCCGAACCCGATCGCCGAACTGGCGCCGGGCACCTGGTACCTGGCGGTCGAGCAGCGGGGCGGTGCGCTGGTGGCGCAGACGCAGGACGGCCGCCGCGGTGTGCTCCAGGACACCTCCGGGATCCAGCGCGGCTGACGCCGAGCGCCCCGCGCCCGTACGTGCGCGCACGGCCCCTCGCCCTTCCGGGCGGGGGGCCGTTGCCGTACAGTCGCCTCCCGGCACATCGCTGACGGTTCGTCAGGAGGCAGGCGCATGCGGCTCGGTCTCGCTCTCGGCTACTGGGGCCGCGGCCCGGACGCCGGTCATGTGCCGCTCGCCCGCGAGGCGGAGCGGCTCGGCTACCACTCGGTGTGGACGGCCGAGTCCTGGGGTTCGGACTGCTTCACCGCCCTGACCTGGATCGCCGCGCGGACCTCGACGATCCGGCTGGGCACGGCGGTCGCCCAGATGGCGGCCCGTTCGCCGACCGCGACCGCCATGCACGCGCTCACCCTGGACCACCTCTCCGGCGGGCGGGTGCTGCTGGGGCTCGGCCTGTCCGGACCGCAGGTGGTGGAGGGCTGGTACGGCCGCCCGTTCCCGAAGTCGCCGCTGACCGCGACCCGGGAGTACGTGGACGTGGTGCGCCAGGTGCTGCGGCGCGAGGCGCCGGTGGTGTCCGACGGGCGGTTCCATCCGCTGCCGTACCGGGGCCCGGACGGCACCGGTCTGGGCAGGCCGCTCAAGCCGATCACCCACCCGCTCCGCGGCGACCTGCCCGTGCTGCTCGGCGCGGAGGGCCCGAAGAACGTCGCGCAGACGGTCCGGATCGCCGACGGCTGGCTGCCGTTGTACTGGTCGCCGAGCCGGCCCGAGGTGTACGGGGAGGCGGTGCGCGAGCTGCCCGAGGGTTTCACGGTGGCGCCGATGGCCCGGGTGAAGGTGTGCGACGACGTGGCCGAGGGCCTGCTCCCGGTGAAGGCCATGCTCGGCTTCTACGTCGGCGGGATGGGGCACGCGGCCCGCAACTTCCACGCCGACCTCATGGCCCGCATGGGGTACGAGGAGCAGGCCCGGCGGATCCAGGAGCTGTTCCTCGCCGGGCGCCGGGAGGAGGCCGTGCTGGCCGTGCCGGACGCGTTCGCCGACGAGATCTCACTGGTCGGCCCACGGCAACGCATCGCCGAGCGGCTGGAGTTGTGGCGCAAGGGCCCGGTGACGGACCTGCTGGCCCTGTCACCGGACCCGCACACCCTGAGGGTGCTGGCGGAGCTGAACTCCTAGCCGGCGGACAGCTGGGACGAGGAGGGCACCTGGTCCTTCACCGGGGCGCCGGCGCTCTTGCCGGCGTCCTTGACCTTGTTGATGATGTCGTCGAAGGTGCCGGCCGCGTCCGCGTCGCCGCCGCGCAGCTTGGCCGGCAGGCTCTTGAGCCCCTCGATTCCCGCGGTGAGCGGGGCGAGGGCCTTGGCGAGGTGCGGGTCGCCCTGGGCGTTGCGCTGGGCGGCCTTGAGCCGGTTGTAGACGAAGGCGCCGGCCAGGCCGGCCTTCACCAGGGACACCTTGCGCCCCTGGGCGCCCTTCTTGAACTTGCCGGCCTTCCAGGGTTTGACGATCCACTGGTACGTCGCGCCCGCCGCGAGGCCCGCGTTGGCCACGAAGCGGGTCTTGGCGAACTTCTGCCGCTCGGCCGACGTGGTCGGGCTGGGCGTGGCCGCGTCGACGGCCGCGACGTCCGCGGTGTCCTTCGTCCTGGTCTTCTCGCTGTTTCCACAGGCGGTGGAGCCGGCCAGCAGCGCGCAGCACAGGGTGAGCGCCACGCACAGGCGCCGTATCGGTACGGGCACGGGGTCCTCCGGACAATGTCTCCCCGAGCGGCTGTTTCCTCCGGCAGCCTCCCCCGGAGGGCGGACGCGCGCCACCCAGGGGACGCCGTCGGGGTGGCCGGCCTTGTTTCGCGGGCCCGGAAGCGGCAATCCGAAGGGCATGTCTGGATATCGCAACGGAGCGAATCAGGCCGGGAGGGTCGTCGCCGTCGTCGCCGACATCATGGCCTTCATCCTCGGCCTGTGGATTCTGATGTACCTGCTGGACGCCAACCGGGCCAACAGCCTGGTGCAGTTCGTCCATGACGCAGCCGCCTGGCTGGCCGGCTGGTCCCACGACCTCTTCACGTTCAACGAGGCCTGGGCCCGGGTGGTCGCCGGATACGGCCTCGCCGCCGTGGTGTACCTGTTCGTGGGGCACGCCATCGCCAACCGCATGCACCGGCACTGACGTCCGGTACCCGGACCCCGGCGCCTGCCGCCCGGGGCGACAGGCCCTAGTCGCAGCAGTCGGGGTCCAGGCCGGACGGCAGGTGCTCCCCGCCGAAGACCGCGCAGGTCGCGTCGTGGCCGCCGAGGGCGGCGACGGCGAGCAGCAGGGAGCCCGCCGTCCACGTCGTGAGTTCCTGCGGCCAGACGGCACCGTCGTCGAAGACGTAGCCCGTCCAGTACAGGCCCGTCGCCGGGTCGCGCAGGTGCTGGATGGACTGGAGGATCTCCAGGGAGCGGTCGGACTCGCCCATGGCCCACAGGGCCAGGGCGAGTTCGCTGGACTCGCCGCCGGTCACCCACGGGTTGGGGACGACGCAGCGCACGCCGAGCCCGGGGACGACGAAGCGGTCCCAGTCCGCCTCGATGCGGGACTTGGCCTCCGCTCCGGTCAGCGCGCCGCCGAGGACCGGGTAGTACCAGTCCATCGAGTAGCGGTCCTTGTCCAGGAAACGCTCGGGGTGGCGGCGGATCGCGTGGCGCAGCGCGCCGACCGCCAACTCCCAGTCCGGCTGCGGTTCTTCGCGCTCCTCGGCGATGGCGAGGGCGCAGCGCAGCGCGTGGTGGACGGAGGAGCTGCCGGTGAGCAGCGCGTCGTCGGCGGGTGTGCCGTCGTCGTCGCGGCGCCAGCCGATCTGGCCGCCGGGCTGCTGCAGCCGCAGCACCCACTCCATGGCCGCCTGGACGGTGGGCCACATGCGGTCCAGGAACGTGTCGTCGCCGGTGGACAGGTAGTGGTGCCAGACGCCCACCGCTATGTAGGCGACGAAGTTGGACTCGCGGGCGCGGTCGGTGACGTCGTCGTGGGCGCCGTCGGCGTAGGCGGCGTACCAGGAGCCGTCGGGGTTCTGGTGGGTGGCGAGCCAGGTGTAGGCCCGTTCGGCCGCCTCGTGCTCGCCGGCCGCGTCCAGGGCCATGGCCGCCTCGGTGTGGTCCCACGGGTCGAGGTGGTGGCCGCGGAACCAGGGGATGGCGCCGTCCTCCCGCTGCACGGCGAGGATGCCGTGGACGGTCGCGGCGGCCTGCTCGGCGGTGAGGACCCCGGGCAGGACCAGGTGTTCCGTCCGGGGTGTCGTCACTTGGCGGCCGCCCCGTCGGTGTCGGCGAGGCGGGGCAGGTGGGGCTTGGTCGCGTAGACCACGAAGCTCTTGCCGATGAGCGGGTTGAGCGCCTGTTCGGCGACCCGGGTGGCCAGCGGCTTCTTCATGATGTCCCAGACCAGCAGCTTGTGGTACGCGCGGACGGGCAGCGCCTTGTCGTTGTCGACGCCGAACGCGCACTTGAGCCACCAGTACGGCGCGTGCAGGGCGTGCGCGTGGTGGCTGCCGTACGGCTTGAGGCCGGCCTCGCGGATCTTGCCGACGAGCTCGTCCGCCTTGTAGATGCGGATGTGGCCGCCCTCGACCTCGTGGTAGGCGTCGGACAGCGCCCAGCAGACCTTCTCGGGGCCGTAGCGGGGCACGGTGACGGCGATGCGGCCGCCCGGCTTGAGGACGCGCACCATCTCGGCGAGGACGCCCTTGTCGTCGGGGATGTGCTCCATGACCTCGGAGATGATGACGACGTCGAAGGACTCGTCGGGGAAGGGCAGGGCGAGGGCGTCGCCCTCCATCGCGGTCGCGGTCGCTCCGGCCGGGGCCTCGCCCGCCTCCGCCATGGCCGCGAACCACTTGGCGACCTCGCGGATCTCCTCGGCGTTCTGGTCGAGCGCCACGACCTGCGCGCCGCGCCGGTAGCACTCGAAGGCGTGCCGTCCGGCGCCGCAGCCGAGGTCCAGGACGCGGTCGCCCGGGGCGAGCGGGAACCGGGAGAAGTCGACGGTCAGCACGTGGCCCTGCTTTCGCTCTCGGAGGTGTCGCGGTCGGAGGCGGGTGGTTCCGCGGCTACGGCCGCCTGCGCGACGGGCGGGCGCGCGGGAACGGCCGGGGTGCCCGGGTGACGGGCGATGGCGTCACGGTAGCGGGCCACGGTCCCCTCGGCGGCACGGGCCCAGGTGAACCGGTCCAGGACGCGGGCCCGGCCGGCGGCGCCGAGCCGGGCGCGCAGCTGCGGGTCGCCGAGCAGCCGGCCGAGGCCGGCGGCGAGCGCGCCGGGGTCGCCGGGCGGTACGGCCAGGCAGGTCTCGCCGTCGCGGCCGGCGACCTCGGGGATGGCTCCGCCGGTGGTGGCGACCAGCGGGGTGCCGGTGGCCATGGCCTCGGCCGCGGGCAGCGAGAAGCCCTCGTAGAGCGAGGGCACGCAGGCGACCTCGGCCGAGCGGACCAGGTCGACCAGCTCGGCGTCGGAGATGCCCTTGACGAACTCGACGGCGCCTTCGAGGCCGTAGCGCTCGACGGCCTGGGCTACCGGGCCCTCGATGGGGCGCTTGCCGACGACGACGAGGTGGGCGGCGGGGTGTTCGGTGCGCACCTTGGCGAGGGCCTCGACGAGGAAGACCAGGCCCTTGAGGGGCACGTCGGCGCTCGACGTGGTGACGATGCGGCCGGGAACCTCGGGGACGGCCGGATCCGGCGCGAACAGGTCGGTGTCGGCGCCGATGTGGACGACGTGGACGCGGTCGTCGCGGACGCCGAGGTGGTCCACGATCTCCTGGCGGGAGCTGCCGGAGACGGTGAGCACCGAGGGCAGGCGGCGGGCGACGCGCTTCTGCATGCGGGTGAAGGCGTACCAGCGGCGCACGGACAGCCTGCGCCCGCGGCCCTCGGCGGCGTCCAGCTCCAACTGCCGGTCGACGGTGATGGGATGGTGGATGGTGGTGACCAGGGGGGCGCCGATGTCGCCGAGCAGGCCGTAGCCGAGCGTCTGGTTGTCGTGGACGACGTCGAACTCGCCCGCACGGGCGCGCAGATGGCGGCGGGCGCGCAGGGAGAACGTCAGGGGTTCGGGGAAGCCGCCGGTCCACATGGTGGCGACCTCGACGGCGTCGATCCAGTCCCGGTACTCGTCCCGCTTCGGGGTGCGGAAGGGGTCGGGCTGCCGGTAGAGGTCGAGGCTGGGCAGCTCGGTCAGGCTCAGGCCGTCGTAGCCCTCGTCGAGGACGGGGTAGGGCTGGGAGCCGATGACCTCGACGCGGTGGCCGAGGCGGGCCAGCTCGCGGGAGAGGTGCCGTACGTAGACGCCCTGGCCGCCGCAGAACGGGTTCCCTTTATAGGTGAGAAGCGCGATCCTGAGCGGTCGCTCGCCGTCCGCCGCGAGGTCCGGTCGGGGACCCGCCTGACTGGCCTCAGCGGTCACTCCGGACCCCCTTCTCCCTGCACTGTCCCGCGAGACTACGTCGGGACGCTAATCTAGAACAAGTTACAGACTTGATCGTTCAAGAGGCTCTGAATCTACCGGCAGGTAAGGGCCCTGTGAGCAGTGGATCAGGTGATTCACGCCACGGCACGGACCCCCGCCGTGCAGGATGATCACATGCCCTACCGAAGCCCTCACCGACTGTCACGGAGCGGGACCCATGCCTGCGGAATCCAAGCTGGAAGCGAGTAGCGCCCGGCCCCCTTCGGCGCCGCTGACCGAGCGCCAG
Above is a genomic segment from Streptomyces collinus Tu 365 containing:
- a CDS encoding LLM class F420-dependent oxidoreductase; this translates as MRLGLALGYWGRGPDAGHVPLAREAERLGYHSVWTAESWGSDCFTALTWIAARTSTIRLGTAVAQMAARSPTATAMHALTLDHLSGGRVLLGLGLSGPQVVEGWYGRPFPKSPLTATREYVDVVRQVLRREAPVVSDGRFHPLPYRGPDGTGLGRPLKPITHPLRGDLPVLLGAEGPKNVAQTVRIADGWLPLYWSPSRPEVYGEAVRELPEGFTVAPMARVKVCDDVAEGLLPVKAMLGFYVGGMGHAARNFHADLMARMGYEEQARRIQELFLAGRREEAVLAVPDAFADEISLVGPRQRIAERLELWRKGPVTDLLALSPDPHTLRVLAELNS
- a CDS encoding prenyltransferase/squalene oxidase repeat-containing protein, with the protein product MTTPRTEHLVLPGVLTAEQAAATVHGILAVQREDGAIPWFRGHHLDPWDHTEAAMALDAAGEHEAAERAYTWLATHQNPDGSWYAAYADGAHDDVTDRARESNFVAYIAVGVWHHYLSTGDDTFLDRMWPTVQAAMEWVLRLQQPGGQIGWRRDDDGTPADDALLTGSSSVHHALRCALAIAEEREEPQPDWELAVGALRHAIRRHPERFLDKDRYSMDWYYPVLGGALTGAEAKSRIEADWDRFVVPGLGVRCVVPNPWVTGGESSELALALWAMGESDRSLEILQSIQHLRDPATGLYWTGYVFDDGAVWPQELTTWTAGSLLLAVAALGGHDATCAVFGGEHLPSGLDPDCCD
- a CDS encoding class I SAM-dependent methyltransferase, encoding MLTVDFSRFPLAPGDRVLDLGCGAGRHAFECYRRGAQVVALDQNAEEIREVAKWFAAMAEAGEAPAGATATAMEGDALALPFPDESFDVVIISEVMEHIPDDKGVLAEMVRVLKPGGRIAVTVPRYGPEKVCWALSDAYHEVEGGHIRIYKADELVGKIREAGLKPYGSHHAHALHAPYWWLKCAFGVDNDKALPVRAYHKLLVWDIMKKPLATRVAEQALNPLIGKSFVVYATKPHLPRLADTDGAAAK
- a CDS encoding glycosyltransferase family 4 protein, whose amino-acid sequence is MTAEASQAGPRPDLAADGERPLRIALLTYKGNPFCGGQGVYVRHLSRELARLGHRVEVIGSQPYPVLDEGYDGLSLTELPSLDLYRQPDPFRTPKRDEYRDWIDAVEVATMWTGGFPEPLTFSLRARRHLRARAGEFDVVHDNQTLGYGLLGDIGAPLVTTIHHPITVDRQLELDAAEGRGRRLSVRRWYAFTRMQKRVARRLPSVLTVSGSSRQEIVDHLGVRDDRVHVVHIGADTDLFAPDPAVPEVPGRIVTTSSADVPLKGLVFLVEALAKVRTEHPAAHLVVVGKRPIEGPVAQAVERYGLEGAVEFVKGISDAELVDLVRSAEVACVPSLYEGFSLPAAEAMATGTPLVATTGGAIPEVAGRDGETCLAVPPGDPGALAAGLGRLLGDPQLRARLGAAGRARVLDRFTWARAAEGTVARYRDAIARHPGTPAVPARPPVAQAAVAAEPPASDRDTSESESRATC